The Thermococcus thermotolerans genome contains a region encoding:
- a CDS encoding 50S ribosomal protein L39e, producing the protein MARNKPLAKKLRLAKAAKQNRRIPVWVIVKTNREVMTHPKRRMWRRTKLKE; encoded by the coding sequence ATGGCGAGAAACAAGCCGCTTGCGAAGAAGCTCAGACTTGCCAAGGCCGCCAAGCAGAACAGGCGCATTCCGGTCTGGGTCATCGTCAAGACCAACAGGGAGGTCATGACCCACCCCAAGAGGAGAATGTGGAGAAGGACCAAGCTTAAGGAGTGA
- a CDS encoding 50S ribosomal protein L31e, whose amino-acid sequence MIKPGEEVIFVVPIKKIKKRVPRWKRAPRAARFVREWIARHAKADEVIIGTDVNEKLWERGAEKPPSKLRVKVVVEEEEGKRIAKVSLA is encoded by the coding sequence ATGATCAAGCCCGGAGAGGAAGTCATATTCGTCGTTCCCATCAAGAAGATAAAGAAGCGCGTTCCGCGCTGGAAGAGGGCCCCCAGAGCGGCTCGCTTTGTCCGCGAGTGGATAGCCAGGCACGCCAAGGCTGATGAGGTCATCATAGGCACCGACGTCAACGAAAAGCTCTGGGAGCGCGGCGCCGAGAAGCCACCCAGCAAGCTCCGCGTTAAGGTTGTTGTTGAGGAGGAAGAGGGCAAGAGGATTGCCAAGGTCTCCCTCGCCTGA